From the genome of Spirosomataceae bacterium TFI 002, one region includes:
- a CDS encoding DNA-binding response regulator, NarL/FixJ family, contains REC and HTH domains, protein MFAVQHTPNYPFLKLSKRMIRVVLFEDNKNYRESLSLYLAGHENILLAGSFPDAREAVSQVRKLKPDVILMDIEMPYISGIQAMIDIRKIVPQARILIQTVFEQEEKVFQAICGGASGYIIKTTDPEKYIDAIKEVNLGGSHLSPMIAAKVLNMFQNKFVQAEPTFIELTDREKDVLSCLVKGLSYKMIADACGISYSTVNSHVKHIYEKLHVNSAPEAIVKAIEMRLV, encoded by the coding sequence ATGTTCGCAGTACAACACACACCTAACTATCCATTTTTAAAACTATCAAAGCGAATGATAAGAGTGGTTCTATTTGAAGACAATAAAAACTATAGAGAAAGCCTCTCTCTCTATTTAGCTGGCCACGAAAACATTTTACTCGCGGGTAGCTTTCCTGACGCAAGAGAAGCAGTATCCCAAGTTAGAAAACTCAAACCAGATGTGATACTAATGGATATCGAGATGCCATATATTTCTGGAATACAAGCCATGATAGATATCCGAAAAATAGTCCCGCAAGCTAGGATTTTGATTCAGACAGTATTTGAGCAAGAGGAAAAGGTGTTTCAAGCTATATGTGGAGGTGCAAGTGGATACATTATCAAAACAACCGATCCTGAGAAATACATTGATGCCATAAAGGAAGTAAATTTAGGAGGTTCACACCTTTCTCCAATGATCGCGGCAAAAGTACTTAACATGTTTCAAAACAAATTTGTACAAGCTGAACCGACTTTCATTGAGCTCACAGATCGAGAAAAAGACGTTCTTTCTTGTCTAGTTAAGGGCTTGAGTTATAAAATGATTGCCGATGCTTGTGGGATATCGTACTCCACAGTGAATTCACATGTAAAACATATTTATGAAAAACTTCATGTGAACTCGGCACCCGAAGCTATTGTGAAGGCGATAGAGATGCGGTTGGTTTAA
- a CDS encoding Histidine kinase has translation MKIRFIFTIVVCFVAFQSFSQEIQVEAIRTFVSENKDSIYIQGLDNNLIINFSEHTGEKLSYQLVGFDTKLIQNPFPSLRYTNLPGGKYLLKYHFGSSNEFKEIKISVMEAVWQKWWFWPMILAYIFIILGVGSYLFFLYNFRQKLKIQEIRNRISADLHDEVGSNLSSIAIFSQVLKKQVLTNPGNVDEVINKIIANSKESVTLMQDTVWALNPQNDSTDKLIGRLINFGTAILGEKKIAFNHEVEIDALKLKLDMESRKNCYLILKEGINNIAKHSDAINADLHIFQKGDRTYFILKDDGKGFDTTLATEGNGLRNYRERAEESEFDITIVSKKGEGTVLELVC, from the coding sequence TTGAAAATTCGGTTTATATTTACAATAGTTGTATGTTTTGTTGCATTTCAAAGTTTCTCACAGGAGATTCAAGTAGAAGCAATCCGTACTTTTGTAAGTGAAAATAAGGACTCCATTTATATTCAAGGTTTAGATAATAATCTCATTATCAACTTTAGTGAGCATACTGGTGAAAAGCTGTCTTATCAGTTGGTTGGTTTTGATACAAAATTGATTCAAAATCCATTTCCAAGTTTACGATATACAAACCTTCCTGGGGGCAAGTACCTGCTAAAGTATCATTTCGGTTCTTCTAATGAATTTAAAGAAATTAAAATTTCCGTGATGGAAGCTGTGTGGCAAAAGTGGTGGTTTTGGCCAATGATTTTGGCTTACATTTTCATTATTCTAGGGGTTGGTAGTTATTTGTTTTTCTTATACAATTTTAGGCAAAAGCTAAAGATCCAAGAGATAAGAAACCGTATTTCGGCTGATCTTCATGATGAAGTTGGATCCAACTTGAGCAGCATTGCCATATTCTCTCAAGTACTTAAAAAACAAGTACTTACTAATCCGGGAAACGTAGATGAAGTAATCAATAAAATTATTGCAAACTCTAAAGAGTCAGTAACATTAATGCAAGATACTGTATGGGCTTTAAATCCTCAAAATGATAGCACTGATAAGCTAATTGGCAGATTGATTAATTTTGGAACAGCGATTCTTGGAGAAAAAAAAATTGCATTTAACCATGAAGTAGAGATAGACGCATTAAAGTTGAAACTTGACATGGAGAGCCGAAAAAATTGTTATCTCATATTGAAAGAAGGGATAAATAATATAGCTAAACACTCAGATGCAATTAATGCAGATTTGCATATTTTTCAAAAAGGAGATCGTACCTATTTTATTTTAAAAGACGATGGTAAGGGTTTTGACACCACATTGGCAACAGAGGGCAACGGTCTCAGAAATTACCGAGAACGAGCTGAAGAGTCTGAATTTGATATTACGATAGTGAGTAAAAAAGGGGAGGGGACGGTTTTGGAGTTGGTTTGTTAG
- a CDS encoding ATP-dependent DNA helicase RecQ yields the protein MTFDGQLLKENLKQIFGFDNFRGTQEAIIASIASGKNTFVIMPTGAGKSLCYQLPAISTDGTAVVISPLIALMKNQVDQMNAFGINAQFLNSTLNKSEMNRVKKDVLSGECKLLYIAPESLTKEDNLKFLKEAKLSFVAVDEAHCISEWGHDFRPEYRRIRSIIESLDNELPIIALTATATPKVQQDIQKNLNMDDSQLFKSSFNRANLYYEVRPKINPKKQLIQFVSQHKGKSGIVYCLSRKKVEEIAALLSVNGFRALPYHAGLDSDVRMKNQDAFLNEDCDIVVATIAFGMGIDKPDVRFVIHYDAPKSLEGYYQETGRAGRDGLDGKCLMFYAYDDIQKLEKFSKDKTVVERDNARALLMEIVAYSSLGVCRRRQLLSYFGEYMKEDCGFCDNCKTPTKAYKIEEELVLLLNAIKNTGQRFPIPHIADLVSANAANEYIKSYGHDRLKEYGKGLEFFKDKEGEKLYVAKADMNGDQKFTPTDRWISILRQVQVLGFIEKDIEQFGVVKVTDKGEKFLQDPYKVEMREDHNLEEAEGSRGDELQSNSNSDGGGAADEVLLEMLKALRKKIAKEKGVPPYVVFQDPSLEEMATTYPGSDQELAQVNGVGMGKVSKFGKPFIDLIKKYVDDNEIETTQDFVVKTAVNKSKTKIFIIQQVDRKVDLEEIAESKGIPFDELLTEIENICYSGTRLNLNYYLDHAMDSDKLDDIYEYFMSAESDSIKAGLKEFDDYDDEVTEEDLRLVRIKFLSEVAN from the coding sequence ATGACTTTCGACGGACAATTACTTAAAGAAAATCTAAAGCAGATTTTTGGCTTTGATAATTTCAGAGGGACACAAGAAGCAATAATAGCATCTATAGCAAGCGGTAAAAATACCTTTGTCATAATGCCCACTGGAGCAGGTAAGTCCCTATGTTACCAGCTACCGGCAATAAGTACAGATGGAACAGCGGTGGTAATAAGCCCACTTATTGCACTTATGAAAAACCAGGTGGATCAAATGAACGCCTTTGGTATCAATGCTCAGTTTCTGAATAGTACGCTCAACAAGAGCGAAATGAATAGAGTGAAAAAGGATGTGCTCAGTGGTGAATGTAAATTGTTATACATCGCTCCTGAATCACTTACCAAGGAGGATAATTTAAAGTTTTTGAAGGAAGCGAAACTTTCCTTTGTAGCGGTAGACGAAGCTCACTGTATTTCGGAATGGGGACATGATTTTCGTCCAGAGTATAGGAGAATTCGTAGCATTATTGAAAGCTTGGATAATGAGTTGCCTATAATTGCACTTACAGCAACTGCAACACCTAAGGTTCAGCAAGACATCCAGAAGAACTTGAACATGGATGATTCGCAGCTTTTCAAATCCTCGTTTAATAGAGCAAACTTATATTATGAAGTAAGGCCAAAGATTAACCCTAAAAAACAGTTGATTCAATTCGTGAGTCAGCATAAAGGGAAGTCGGGAATTGTATATTGCTTGAGTCGTAAAAAGGTTGAAGAAATTGCTGCATTATTGAGTGTGAATGGTTTCAGGGCTTTGCCTTATCACGCAGGACTTGATTCTGACGTAAGGATGAAGAACCAAGATGCTTTTTTGAACGAAGATTGTGATATCGTAGTAGCAACTATTGCATTTGGTATGGGAATAGATAAGCCAGATGTAAGATTTGTAATTCACTACGATGCTCCTAAGTCACTCGAGGGTTACTATCAAGAAACTGGAAGAGCTGGTAGGGATGGATTGGATGGAAAATGCTTAATGTTTTATGCTTATGACGATATCCAAAAATTGGAGAAGTTCAGTAAGGATAAAACTGTGGTTGAAAGAGACAATGCTAGAGCATTGCTCATGGAGATTGTAGCATATTCTTCATTAGGAGTTTGTCGTAGAAGACAATTGCTGAGCTATTTTGGTGAATACATGAAAGAAGATTGTGGTTTTTGTGATAACTGCAAAACACCTACAAAGGCTTATAAAATAGAAGAAGAACTTGTTTTGCTACTTAATGCAATCAAAAATACTGGACAGCGTTTTCCTATTCCTCATATTGCTGACTTGGTATCTGCCAATGCTGCGAATGAGTATATAAAAAGTTATGGACACGATAGGTTAAAAGAGTACGGAAAAGGCTTAGAGTTTTTCAAAGACAAGGAAGGAGAAAAGCTTTATGTTGCCAAAGCCGATATGAATGGCGATCAAAAGTTTACACCTACAGATCGTTGGATATCAATACTTCGTCAGGTTCAAGTATTGGGCTTCATTGAGAAAGATATAGAGCAATTTGGAGTTGTGAAAGTCACCGATAAAGGTGAGAAGTTCTTACAAGATCCCTACAAAGTAGAGATGAGAGAAGATCATAACTTAGAAGAAGCCGAAGGAAGCAGAGGGGATGAATTGCAGTCAAATTCCAATTCTGATGGAGGTGGAGCTGCAGATGAAGTCTTGCTCGAAATGCTTAAAGCTCTTCGTAAGAAAATTGCCAAGGAAAAAGGAGTGCCGCCATATGTTGTTTTTCAAGATCCTTCGCTAGAAGAGATGGCAACTACATACCCTGGATCTGATCAAGAACTTGCTCAAGTGAATGGAGTAGGGATGGGTAAGGTGTCTAAGTTTGGAAAACCTTTTATTGATCTTATTAAAAAATATGTTGACGATAACGAAATTGAAACCACTCAAGATTTTGTTGTTAAAACTGCCGTAAATAAGTCTAAAACAAAGATTTTCATAATTCAGCAAGTTGACCGTAAGGTAGATTTGGAGGAAATTGCAGAATCAAAAGGTATACCTTTTGATGAATTACTCACCGAAATTGAGAATATCTGTTATTCTGGAACTAGGCTCAATCTTAATTATTATTTAGATCACGCAATGGATAGTGATAAGCTAGACGATATTTATGAGTACTTCATGTCTGCCGAAAGTGATAGCATCAAAGCTGGTCTCAAAGAGTTTGATGATTACGATGACGAAGTAACAGAAGAAGATTTAAGACTTGTTAGGATCAAGTTTTTAAGTGAAGTCGCGAATTAA
- a CDS encoding arabinose-5-phosphate isomerase: MEAKLGKNIIVTAQKVLSAESEAIQSLISTIGVDFISTIEAILNSEGKVVITGIGKSAIIGQKIVATLNSTGQVAVFLHAAEALHGDLGILQKKDIVICISKSGDTPEIRALVPLLKRHSEKTIAIVCNEKSYLGLNSDLCLHIPIKREACPLNLAPTTSTTATLAMGDALAMALLEARSFSKTDFAALHPGGSLGKRLYLKVSDIYPNNPKPHVTTDTNIKEVIMEISSNRLGITAVLDSKEELVGVITDGDLRRMLFANENFQHLKAKDIMTSNPKTIESDVFAVEALSFMEKNSITQLVVKQGKKVLGFVHLHDLLKEGLV; encoded by the coding sequence GTGGAAGCGAAGTTAGGAAAAAATATAATAGTTACTGCCCAAAAAGTCTTAAGTGCTGAGAGTGAGGCAATACAATCTTTAATAAGTACAATTGGAGTCGATTTCATATCAACAATTGAAGCTATTTTAAATTCAGAAGGAAAGGTTGTAATTACTGGAATTGGGAAAAGTGCAATAATTGGACAAAAGATAGTTGCCACACTTAACTCCACTGGTCAAGTTGCCGTATTTCTCCATGCAGCTGAAGCCCTGCATGGTGATTTAGGAATTTTACAAAAAAAGGACATCGTTATTTGTATTTCAAAAAGTGGAGATACTCCAGAGATAAGAGCTTTAGTTCCTCTTTTAAAGAGACATAGCGAAAAAACTATCGCAATTGTTTGTAACGAAAAATCTTACCTCGGCCTTAATTCGGACCTATGTTTACATATCCCTATTAAAAGAGAAGCCTGCCCATTAAACCTTGCTCCTACTACTTCTACCACAGCAACATTGGCAATGGGAGATGCTTTAGCAATGGCACTTTTAGAAGCTCGCAGTTTTAGCAAAACTGACTTTGCAGCCCTGCACCCAGGTGGTAGTTTAGGCAAAAGATTATATTTAAAAGTAAGTGACATATATCCAAATAATCCAAAACCACATGTAACTACAGATACCAATATCAAAGAAGTGATCATGGAGATTTCTTCAAATAGACTTGGGATAACAGCAGTACTTGACAGCAAAGAAGAACTAGTAGGGGTAATTACCGACGGTGATTTAAGACGAATGCTTTTCGCAAATGAAAACTTCCAACACCTAAAAGCTAAAGATATCATGACTTCAAATCCAAAAACTATTGAATCTGATGTTTTTGCTGTAGAGGCTTTGAGTTTTATGGAAAAAAATAGCATCACACAACTTGTAGTAAAGCAAGGAAAAAAAGTATTGGGTTTTGTACATTTACACGACCTCTTGAAAGAGGGCCTTGTTTAA
- a CDS encoding L-aspartate oxidase encodes MRKTDFLVIGSGIAGLSFALKAAKKGKVLVLTKVNADETNTKYAQGGIAAVFDPEVDTFEKHIEDTLIAGDGLCDRKIVEIVVKEGPDRIRELIEYGTNFDKDDDGDYNLTREGGHSENRILHYKDITGWEIERALLEQVQNNPNIEILTHYYAVELLTEHHLGKIVETPTCFGIYALDVETGEVEKILSKMTLMATGGAGHIYAATTNPVIATGDGIAMVKRAKGKVRDMEMIQFHPTSLFNPGTFPSFLITEAVRGEGGVLRDLKGREFMYDYDERGSLAPRDIVARSIDSEMKKSGEEYVYLDITHKPAEHILDHFPNIYEKCKSLGIDMTKDWIPVTPAAHYLCGGILVDEMGRSTIKNMFACGEASSTGLHGANRLASNSLVEAAVFGNRISQIALEAIENVEFNESIPDWNEFGTVQINEAVLVTHNLRELQKMMSDYVGIVRSDFRLERAQRRLAMLKEETEEFYKKTKLSVKLCELRNLILCAEMVINCAISRKESRGLHFTTDYPYKLGGEPKHSVV; translated from the coding sequence ATGCGTAAAACAGATTTTTTGGTAATTGGTTCTGGTATTGCGGGCTTGAGCTTTGCTCTAAAAGCAGCAAAAAAAGGAAAGGTGCTTGTACTCACAAAAGTAAACGCCGACGAAACCAATACAAAGTATGCTCAAGGTGGAATTGCCGCGGTTTTTGACCCCGAAGTTGACACTTTTGAAAAACATATTGAAGATACCTTAATAGCTGGAGACGGGCTTTGTGACAGAAAAATTGTAGAAATCGTTGTAAAAGAAGGCCCCGACCGCATAAGAGAACTGATTGAGTACGGAACCAATTTCGATAAAGATGATGACGGTGATTACAATCTAACTCGAGAAGGCGGACACTCGGAAAATAGAATTTTACACTATAAAGATATAACAGGCTGGGAGATCGAAAGAGCACTTCTGGAGCAGGTTCAAAACAATCCTAACATTGAGATTCTCACTCATTATTATGCTGTAGAACTTCTAACGGAACACCATTTGGGCAAAATAGTGGAAACCCCTACTTGTTTTGGAATTTACGCACTAGATGTAGAAACTGGTGAAGTAGAAAAGATTCTTTCTAAAATGACCTTGATGGCAACTGGTGGAGCTGGTCACATTTACGCTGCAACCACTAACCCTGTAATTGCCACGGGAGACGGAATTGCAATGGTGAAAAGAGCCAAAGGAAAAGTGAGAGACATGGAAATGATTCAGTTTCATCCTACTTCCCTGTTCAATCCTGGAACATTCCCGAGTTTTTTAATAACTGAAGCAGTTAGAGGCGAAGGTGGCGTATTGCGTGATCTCAAAGGAAGAGAATTCATGTACGACTACGACGAAAGAGGTTCACTTGCTCCTAGAGATATTGTTGCAAGGTCTATTGACTCAGAGATGAAGAAATCTGGAGAAGAATACGTCTACCTCGACATTACTCACAAACCTGCAGAGCATATATTGGATCACTTCCCTAATATTTACGAAAAATGTAAAAGCTTGGGAATTGATATGACCAAAGACTGGATTCCGGTAACCCCTGCTGCACATTACCTATGTGGTGGAATTTTGGTTGACGAAATGGGTAGGTCCACCATCAAAAACATGTTCGCTTGCGGTGAAGCCTCTTCCACAGGATTGCACGGAGCAAACCGACTAGCGTCTAATTCGCTTGTAGAAGCAGCGGTATTTGGAAATAGAATTTCGCAAATAGCACTTGAAGCAATCGAAAACGTAGAGTTCAACGAAAGCATCCCAGACTGGAATGAATTTGGAACAGTGCAAATAAATGAAGCTGTTTTGGTCACTCACAACTTGCGGGAGCTCCAAAAAATGATGAGCGATTATGTTGGAATCGTAAGGTCTGACTTCAGACTAGAAAGAGCTCAAAGAAGACTTGCAATGTTGAAAGAAGAAACCGAAGAATTCTACAAAAAAACAAAGTTAAGCGTCAAGCTCTGTGAACTGCGTAACCTGATTTTATGTGCTGAAATGGTGATTAACTGTGCGATTAGTAGAAAAGAAAGTAGAGGTTTGCATTTTACTACTGACTATCCGTATAAATTAGGGGGAGAACCTAAGCATTCGGTGGTTTAG
- a CDS encoding alkane 1-monooxygenase: MSIFKRFGFLFSYSIPVIILASFYLPSGHWTFAASMYSYLFVSLIDLAIGKDKNNVLKAKFETLVNDRYFDFLVYSHVYIQYFLLLWTAYVLSTETLTTFEIYGLLVSQGVYAGTIINVAHELGHRSSRLAQLHAKAALISVAYIHFIVEHNRGHHVHVATPRDPATSKKNQSLYAFWVQSIVGSFKSAWSIERKLSEKYGYKFLSLQNQIIKGHAITIVLFLSITAASSLLIGKFSLLVLFALCAQAVLAILLLEAVNYVEHYGIVRREISPNKYEKVNPLHSWNANHFYSNLLLFNLQRHSDHHAYAARPYQVLRHFDESPQLPFGYPLMILMATLPPVFIPLMNRKLEVWQENAFDDEHIKKVVAQFA, translated from the coding sequence ATGTCCATTTTTAAGAGGTTTGGATTCCTGTTTTCTTATTCTATTCCAGTTATCATTTTAGCTTCATTTTACCTTCCTTCGGGTCACTGGACTTTTGCTGCATCCATGTATTCGTATCTTTTTGTTTCACTTATCGATCTAGCGATAGGGAAAGACAAAAACAACGTACTCAAGGCTAAATTTGAAACGCTTGTAAATGATCGATATTTTGACTTCTTAGTTTATTCTCATGTTTATATTCAATACTTTTTATTGTTGTGGACAGCTTATGTGCTATCTACGGAGACACTGACAACATTTGAAATATATGGACTTTTAGTGAGTCAAGGTGTATACGCTGGTACAATCATTAATGTGGCTCACGAGCTAGGACATAGAAGTAGCCGACTTGCACAACTACACGCCAAGGCCGCCTTGATATCAGTGGCTTATATACATTTTATTGTTGAGCATAACAGAGGCCATCATGTACATGTAGCAACTCCTCGCGATCCAGCTACATCAAAAAAGAATCAATCCCTTTATGCTTTTTGGGTTCAGTCCATTGTTGGCAGTTTTAAAAGTGCTTGGAGTATTGAACGTAAACTTTCCGAAAAGTATGGTTATAAATTTCTCTCCCTTCAAAATCAGATTATTAAAGGTCATGCAATAACTATAGTTCTGTTTTTGAGTATAACCGCTGCGAGTAGTTTACTAATAGGGAAATTTTCTCTTTTGGTGCTTTTTGCTTTGTGTGCTCAAGCTGTGCTTGCCATACTGCTTTTAGAGGCCGTGAATTATGTAGAGCATTATGGTATTGTTCGTAGAGAAATTTCCCCAAATAAATACGAAAAGGTAAATCCTTTGCATAGCTGGAATGCAAATCACTTTTACAGCAATCTATTGCTTTTTAATCTTCAGCGACATTCTGATCATCATGCTTACGCAGCAAGACCATATCAGGTATTGAGACATTTTGACGAAAGCCCGCAATTGCCTTTTGGATATCCTTTAATGATATTGATGGCAACATTGCCGCCCGTATTTATTCCACTTATGAATAGGAAATTAGAGGTTTGGCAAGAAAATGCTTTTGATGATGAGCATATTAAAAAAGTGGTTGCTCAATTTGCCTAA
- a CDS encoding HupE / UreJ protein, whose product MSEFGVYLELGFKHITDLYGFDHILFIIALCSTYLIKDWRQVLILVTSFTIGHSITLALASLNIVHVNSDLIEFLIPITIILTAMYNLTIKFKRDIFKTESDKVWPRYLVAIAFGLIHGLGFSNYLRSLLGKSSSIFSQLLAFNIGLEVGQILIVIALLALSFIVVDLGKINRNRWNWVVSAIVLGMALMLAIDKSGAIFNVE is encoded by the coding sequence ATGTCGGAATTTGGAGTTTACCTGGAACTAGGATTTAAACACATTACAGACCTCTACGGATTTGATCATATTTTATTCATCATAGCATTATGCTCGACATATTTGATCAAAGATTGGAGGCAAGTACTAATCTTGGTCACTTCATTTACCATTGGACATAGTATTACCTTAGCACTTGCATCACTTAATATTGTACATGTAAATAGTGACTTGATCGAGTTTTTGATCCCAATTACAATTATTCTTACAGCGATGTATAATCTCACCATCAAGTTCAAGAGAGATATATTTAAGACAGAAAGTGATAAAGTTTGGCCCAGATACCTGGTTGCAATAGCTTTTGGACTGATTCATGGTCTTGGCTTTTCCAATTATTTAAGATCGTTGCTTGGTAAATCGAGTTCAATTTTCAGTCAATTACTCGCATTTAATATTGGCTTAGAAGTTGGTCAAATACTGATAGTAATAGCATTACTTGCACTGTCGTTCATTGTGGTAGACCTAGGCAAAATAAACAGAAATAGATGGAATTGGGTTGTATCTGCCATCGTATTAGGAATGGCACTTATGCTCGCAATTGATAAATCAGGTGCAATATTTAATGTGGAATGA
- a CDS encoding Response regulator receiver domain-containing protein, translating to MNILIIDDEKDLCQLLSGMLTRQGHTVDYSLMIGDGMNKLADEVFDCVFLDNNLPDGFGLNYIQKILLHNSECRIIFMSAMANLKTESEALGAYYFMEKPITFKVIDNLMTQNSL from the coding sequence ATGAATATTTTAATAATTGACGACGAAAAGGACCTTTGCCAACTATTGAGCGGCATGCTCACCAGGCAGGGACATACCGTTGATTATTCACTTATGATTGGGGATGGCATGAATAAACTTGCCGATGAGGTTTTCGATTGCGTTTTCCTCGACAATAACCTTCCAGATGGTTTTGGATTAAACTACATTCAAAAAATACTTCTCCATAACTCTGAATGTAGAATTATTTTTATGTCAGCAATGGCAAATTTAAAGACCGAAAGTGAAGCCCTCGGTGCCTATTATTTTATGGAAAAGCCCATCACTTTCAAGGTTATAGATAACCTAATGACACAAAATTCTTTGTAA
- a CDS encoding His Kinase A (phospho-acceptor) domain-containing protein: protein MISNEFDILNALQDPVLVVDPEKQKLVFRNSAAISLGFEQYEQLDVVQLNISDRIFSIDKRPSNGLIVLHLKDVTTESELNKEFDDFVRIASHDLREPARKIANFGDRLKAELYNDLAARPKMYLDRMLASSERMQQMLSELLLLSRIKLKGEKEDVDLSKIIKEQASEKGIDLVLKSTNDKKFEGELQLIVQLLDVLLDNAMKFKKEAEVLPKAEINVDFNKSKVVITLHDNGIGMNVDDFAEARKPFVRLNGRSEFPGSGMGLAIASKILKVLDGNMKLLPTDEGSKIEVVIPVS from the coding sequence ATGATCTCCAATGAATTTGATATTTTAAACGCATTACAAGACCCTGTTTTAGTCGTTGATCCTGAAAAGCAAAAACTTGTTTTTCGGAATAGTGCTGCAATTTCTTTGGGTTTCGAGCAATATGAACAACTTGATGTAGTGCAGCTTAATATTAGCGATAGGATATTTTCAATTGATAAAAGGCCTTCGAATGGTCTCATTGTACTTCATCTTAAGGATGTAACCACAGAGAGTGAATTAAATAAGGAGTTCGATGACTTTGTGAGAATAGCCTCTCATGACCTGCGAGAGCCCGCCCGAAAAATTGCCAACTTTGGTGATCGGTTAAAAGCTGAATTGTATAACGATTTAGCTGCGAGGCCCAAAATGTACTTGGACAGAATGTTGGCATCTTCCGAAAGGATGCAACAGATGCTATCTGAACTTCTTTTACTTTCAAGAATTAAATTGAAAGGCGAAAAAGAGGACGTTGATTTAAGTAAAATAATAAAAGAACAGGCAAGCGAAAAAGGTATTGACTTAGTGTTAAAGTCAACAAATGACAAAAAGTTTGAGGGTGAGTTGCAACTCATTGTACAGTTGCTAGACGTACTTCTTGACAATGCGATGAAGTTTAAAAAAGAAGCTGAAGTCTTGCCAAAAGCAGAAATTAATGTTGATTTTAATAAATCTAAAGTGGTAATTACCCTACATGACAATGGGATTGGAATGAACGTGGATGATTTTGCAGAAGCTCGAAAGCCTTTTGTTCGACTTAATGGTCGTTCAGAGTTTCCCGGTTCAGGAATGGGGCTCGCTATTGCTTCTAAAATTCTAAAAGTACTTGATGGGAATATGAAGCTTTTGCCTACAGATGAAGGAAGTAAAATTGAAGTGGTAATTCCTGTAAGCTAA